In the genome of Streptomyces sp. V2I9, one region contains:
- a CDS encoding cation:proton antiporter, whose amino-acid sequence MHDTTALLVELGAVILGLGLVGRFAGRIGLSPIPLYLLAGLAFGHGGLIPLKASEEFTMVGAEIGVILLLLLLGLEYSASELVTSLKTQYPSGAVDFVLNATPGAVAALMLGWGPVGAVALAGVTWISSSGVIAKVMTDLGRLGNRETPVILGVLVMEDLAMAIYLPLLTAMLAGVSLAGGSLALVIALGAVGFVLYLALRHGRLISRAVSSDNPEMLLLVVLGLTVLVAGVAQQLQVSAAVGAFLVGIALSGEVAEGARKLLTPLRDLFAAVFFVFFGLSTNPADIPPVLLPAALLAVVTTFTKIATGYYAARRAGIGSRGRWRAGGTLVARGEFSIVIAGLAVATEPRIGPIATAYVLILVVLGPLTARWTQPIAARIEARRGGGGDGSAGGSGETAAEPVAKAAPERRLGTHDDLTPEPAGEKRE is encoded by the coding sequence GTGCATGACACGACTGCATTGCTGGTGGAGCTGGGAGCCGTCATCCTCGGGCTCGGGCTCGTCGGGCGGTTCGCCGGCCGGATCGGACTCTCCCCCATCCCGCTCTACCTGCTGGCGGGGCTCGCGTTCGGGCACGGCGGGCTGATCCCGCTCAAGGCCAGCGAGGAGTTCACGATGGTCGGCGCCGAGATCGGCGTCATCCTGCTGCTCCTCCTGCTGGGTCTCGAGTACAGCGCGTCCGAGCTGGTCACCAGTCTCAAGACGCAGTACCCGTCCGGTGCCGTGGACTTCGTGCTGAACGCGACGCCCGGCGCCGTCGCCGCCCTGATGCTCGGCTGGGGACCGGTCGGCGCCGTCGCGCTCGCCGGTGTCACCTGGATCTCCTCCTCCGGCGTGATCGCCAAGGTGATGACCGACCTCGGCCGGCTCGGCAACCGGGAGACCCCCGTCATCCTCGGCGTCCTCGTCATGGAGGACCTGGCGATGGCGATCTACCTGCCGCTGCTGACCGCCATGCTCGCCGGGGTCAGCCTGGCCGGTGGCAGCCTCGCCCTCGTCATCGCGCTCGGGGCCGTCGGGTTCGTCCTGTACCTGGCGCTGCGCCACGGCCGTCTGATCAGCCGCGCGGTCTCCTCCGACAACCCGGAGATGCTGCTCCTGGTCGTCCTCGGCCTCACCGTCCTGGTCGCCGGCGTCGCCCAGCAGCTCCAGGTCTCGGCGGCCGTCGGCGCGTTCCTCGTCGGCATCGCGCTCTCCGGCGAGGTCGCCGAGGGCGCCCGCAAGCTGCTCACCCCGCTGCGGGACCTGTTCGCCGCCGTGTTCTTCGTCTTCTTCGGACTCTCCACCAACCCCGCCGACATCCCGCCGGTGCTGCTTCCCGCCGCCCTGCTGGCCGTCGTCACCACCTTCACCAAGATCGCCACCGGCTACTACGCGGCCCGGCGCGCCGGAATCGGCTCGCGCGGCCGCTGGCGGGCGGGCGGCACCCTCGTGGCGCGCGGGGAGTTCTCCATCGTCATCGCCGGTCTGGCCGTGGCCACCGAGCCGCGCATCGGTCCCATCGCCACCGCGTACGTCCTGATCCTCGTCGTCCTCGGCCCGCTCACCGCCCGGTGGACACAGCCCATCGCGGCGAGGATCGAGGCCCGGCGCGGCGGTGGTGGAGACGGGAGCGCGGGCGGGAGCGGGGAGACGGCCGCCGAACCGGTAGCCAAGGC
- a CDS encoding cation:proton antiporter regulatory subunit, translated as MGTRRTSLPGVGAQYDFTTETGQHISVVVHHDGRRFIGFYEQDDPDACQLSVPLTTTEATALAHLIDPAPIDAVRTEGIDLVTEHIPLGSRSPYGGRLLGETRARTRTGASIVAVLRTHSAHPSPEPDFRLAIGDTLVAVGTREGVDALSEIIAEG; from the coding sequence ATGGGAACCCGCCGCACGTCACTGCCCGGAGTGGGTGCTCAGTACGACTTCACGACCGAGACGGGCCAGCACATCTCGGTCGTCGTCCACCACGACGGCCGCCGGTTCATCGGGTTCTACGAACAGGACGATCCTGATGCGTGCCAACTCTCCGTCCCCCTGACGACGACCGAGGCCACCGCCCTCGCGCACCTCATCGATCCGGCGCCCATCGACGCCGTACGGACCGAGGGCATCGACCTGGTCACCGAGCACATCCCGCTCGGGTCCCGCTCCCCGTACGGCGGGCGGCTGCTGGGGGAGACGCGGGCGCGGACCCGGACCGGGGCGTCCATCGTGGCGGTGCTGCGCACCCACAGCGCGCACCCGTCACCGGAACCGGATTTTCGACTGGCCATCGGGGACACCCTCGTCGCCGTCGGTACACGTGAGGGCGTCGACGCGCTCTCCGAGATCATTGCGGAGGGCTGA
- a CDS encoding flavoprotein produces the protein MSEPSGPRARKPFLYVVVCAAGVARDVDILLAAAQDAGWDVGVVATPQGLGFLDTAAVETRTGHPIRSAWRSPGGPRPFPDPDAIVVAPATFNTVNKWAAGIADTLALGILCEAYGQGVPTAVLPAVNSFLAQHPAYVESLARLRGMGVRISGSTPHTPTSGDTAAFPWEEALELLAPGRSARS, from the coding sequence ATGAGCGAGCCGTCCGGACCTCGGGCCCGTAAGCCGTTCCTGTACGTCGTCGTCTGCGCGGCCGGCGTCGCCCGTGACGTCGACATCCTGCTCGCCGCCGCGCAGGACGCCGGCTGGGACGTGGGCGTCGTCGCCACCCCGCAGGGGCTGGGCTTCCTCGACACGGCGGCCGTCGAGACGCGGACCGGGCACCCGATCCGCTCGGCCTGGCGCTCCCCCGGCGGGCCCCGGCCGTTCCCGGACCCGGACGCGATCGTCGTCGCACCCGCCACGTTCAACACCGTCAACAAGTGGGCGGCCGGGATCGCGGACACCCTGGCCCTCGGCATCCTCTGCGAGGCGTACGGGCAGGGCGTCCCCACCGCCGTCCTCCCGGCGGTGAACTCCTTCCTGGCCCAGCACCCCGCGTACGTCGAGAGCCTGGCCCGGCTGCGCGGCATGGGCGTCCGGATCAGTGGCAGCACACCGCACACACCCACGTCGGGTGACACGGCCGCCTTCCCGTGGGAGGAGGCCCTGGAACTGCTCGCCCCGGGCCGTTCGGCGCGGAGCTGA
- a CDS encoding dihydrofolate reductase family protein, with protein MAQLLRVQNFTLSEDGVAAGENQTLERPFGDVDPGALFSWAGATASWPNRTEPGGSRGLDDYFTRDFTHNIGAEIMGRNKFGPQRGPWENHDWQGWWGGEPPFRTPVFVMTHHARPSFTLSDTTFHFVDGDPATVLERAREAADGKDVRLGGGVTTIREFLDAGLIDTLHVAVAPLKLGSGLRLWDSPDDLRDRYHLDVVPSPSGMTHHLFWRK; from the coding sequence ATGGCACAGCTGCTGAGGGTCCAGAACTTCACCCTCTCCGAGGACGGCGTCGCCGCAGGCGAGAACCAGACGCTGGAGCGGCCGTTCGGCGACGTCGACCCCGGCGCCCTCTTCTCCTGGGCGGGCGCGACGGCGAGCTGGCCCAACCGCACCGAGCCGGGCGGAAGCCGGGGCCTGGACGACTACTTCACGCGGGACTTCACGCACAACATCGGGGCCGAGATCATGGGCCGGAACAAGTTCGGCCCGCAACGCGGCCCGTGGGAGAACCACGACTGGCAGGGCTGGTGGGGCGGCGAACCCCCGTTCCGTACACCGGTGTTCGTGATGACCCACCACGCACGCCCGTCGTTCACGCTCTCCGACACCACGTTCCACTTCGTCGACGGCGACCCGGCGACGGTGCTGGAGCGCGCCCGTGAGGCGGCGGACGGCAAGGACGTCCGGCTCGGCGGCGGCGTCACCACGATCCGGGAGTTCCTCGACGCCGGCCTGATCGACACCCTGCACGTGGCGGTCGCTCCGCTGAAGCTGGGGAGCGGCCTGCGCCTCTGGGACTCGCCCGACGACCTGCGCGACCGCTACCACCTGGACGTCGTCCCGAGCCCGAGTGGCATGACACACCACCTGTTCTGGCGAAAGTGA
- a CDS encoding flotillin family protein, with translation MSPVVIAVIGIVVLLVLLGLVVITRYKVAGPSEAFIITGRRGKKSTDPVTGLTSIDNSGQKVVVGGGVFVVPFVQQKFTLDLSSRHIPIAVRGAVTLRGVKSNLEGVAIVKVGGSEDAIRAAAQRFLQQQDGIVGFTQEVLSGALRAIVGRMSVEDIIRDRAAFAGQVAEEAEASLSGQGLILDAFQIQDITTEGSYLEDLGRPEAARAKQEADIAEAIAKRASEQARLKAAEEIAIAERTYYLKQAEIKAETEAAAAKANAAGPLAEAARQQEVLAEQEKVAERQAALTDRELDTKVRKPADAARYQAEQEAEARRIAQVKEAEADAERSRLTGQGEKLHRSALADAVRIEGEAEAASIAAKGAAEAEAMRKKADAFAQYGDAAVLQMLVEVLPSVVAKASEPLSAIDKMTVISTDGASQLARTVTDNVAQGMELLSSTTGVDLASLLNNLTSRTGTVPAPTTGEAGTAAGAATTGEPGTGSRQNGEIEIKG, from the coding sequence ATGAGTCCAGTAGTCATCGCCGTCATCGGCATCGTCGTACTCCTCGTCCTGCTCGGCCTCGTCGTCATCACGCGCTACAAGGTGGCCGGGCCCAGCGAGGCGTTCATCATCACCGGCCGCCGGGGCAAGAAGTCGACGGACCCGGTCACGGGCCTCACCAGCATCGACAACAGCGGTCAGAAGGTCGTCGTCGGCGGCGGCGTCTTCGTCGTGCCGTTCGTCCAGCAGAAGTTCACGCTGGACCTCTCCAGCCGCCACATCCCGATCGCCGTGCGCGGCGCGGTGACGCTGCGCGGCGTGAAGTCGAACCTCGAAGGCGTCGCCATCGTCAAGGTCGGCGGCAGCGAGGACGCGATCCGCGCCGCCGCCCAGCGCTTCCTCCAGCAGCAGGACGGCATCGTCGGCTTCACCCAGGAAGTGCTCTCCGGCGCGCTCCGCGCGATCGTCGGCCGGATGTCGGTCGAGGACATCATCCGGGACCGGGCCGCGTTCGCCGGGCAGGTGGCGGAGGAGGCCGAGGCCAGCCTCTCCGGTCAGGGCCTGATCCTGGACGCCTTCCAGATCCAGGACATCACCACCGAGGGCTCCTACCTGGAGGACCTCGGCCGCCCGGAGGCAGCCCGCGCCAAGCAGGAGGCGGACATCGCCGAGGCCATCGCGAAGCGCGCCTCGGAGCAGGCCCGGCTGAAGGCGGCCGAGGAGATCGCCATCGCCGAGCGGACGTACTACCTGAAGCAGGCCGAAATCAAGGCCGAGACGGAGGCGGCGGCCGCCAAGGCCAACGCCGCCGGCCCGCTCGCCGAAGCCGCCCGCCAGCAGGAAGTCCTCGCCGAGCAGGAGAAGGTCGCCGAGCGCCAGGCCGCGCTGACCGACCGCGAGCTGGACACGAAGGTCCGTAAGCCCGCCGACGCCGCCCGCTACCAGGCCGAGCAGGAGGCGGAGGCCCGCCGCATCGCCCAGGTCAAGGAGGCCGAGGCCGACGCGGAGCGCTCGCGCCTGACCGGTCAGGGCGAGAAGCTGCACCGTTCGGCGCTGGCCGACGCGGTCCGCATCGAGGGTGAGGCGGAGGCCGCGTCGATCGCCGCCAAGGGTGCGGCCGAGGCCGAGGCCATGCGGAAGAAGGCGGACGCGTTCGCGCAGTACGGTGACGCGGCCGTCCTCCAGATGCTGGTTGAGGTCCTCCCGAGCGTCGTGGCGAAGGCTTCCGAGCCGCTGAGCGCCATCGACAAGATGACGGTCATCTCCACGGACGGCGCGAGCCAGCTGGCCCGCACGGTCACGGACAACGTCGCGCAGGGCATGGAGCTGCTCAGCTCGACGACGGGCGTGGACCTGGCGTCGCTCCTGAACAACCTCACGTCCCGTACGGGCACGGTGCCCGCGCCCACGACCGGGGAAGCCGGTACGGCGGCGGGCGCCGCGACGACGGGCGAACCGGGCACGGGGTCGCGGCAGAACGGCGAGATCGAGATCAAGGGCTGA
- a CDS encoding peroxiredoxin: MASGPQLGSMAPDFTLPGGSLSGDSFERADYRLSSARGRSVVLAFYPGDNTSVCTKQLCSYSSGMEVFEGLDADVWGISPQGVDSHESFARAYDLRMPLLADEGRETARAYGVAAPGIGVRRAVFLIDPDGVLRWKHVALLGATFQSLSTLTDRLSGIKEA; this comes from the coding sequence ATGGCATCAGGACCCCAACTCGGCAGCATGGCACCGGACTTCACGCTTCCGGGCGGATCACTCTCGGGCGATTCGTTCGAACGCGCCGACTACCGGCTCTCCTCCGCCCGCGGCCGGTCGGTGGTGCTGGCGTTCTATCCGGGGGACAACACCAGCGTCTGCACGAAGCAGCTGTGCTCGTACTCCTCGGGCATGGAAGTGTTCGAGGGGCTCGACGCCGATGTCTGGGGAATCAGTCCACAGGGTGTGGACAGTCATGAGTCGTTCGCCCGCGCGTACGACCTCCGGATGCCCCTGCTGGCCGACGAAGGCCGCGAGACCGCGAGGGCGTACGGAGTCGCCGCGCCGGGAATCGGGGTGCGGCGGGCGGTCTTCCTCATCGACCCGGACGGGGTGCTGCGCTGGAAGCACGTGGCGCTGCTCGGAGCGACCTTCCAGTCGCTCTCCACGCTCACGGACCGTTTGTCCGGCATCAAAGAGGCGTAA
- a CDS encoding alpha/beta family hydrolase has translation MVQRPPSAAVLVLHGGREAGTEPPPPGLLNLPGTRMRPFVRALGRAVRAPGGNVLVQQVRYAHRGWNGTRADPFHDAVAALDALREEAGDELPVVLLGHSMGARAALRAAGHPLVRGVVGLAPWCPPGDPVTQLAGRDVVLVHSNRDRLTSPRASQSLTARARRAGARTCMITVRGGDHAMLRRAPAWHRLTTTLVVGLLGSGSLPGPVGAALALPPTAEATEGTLDLDLDLDLDLGSGPGSGPFPDRTDLAR, from the coding sequence GTGGTTCAACGACCGCCGTCGGCAGCGGTGCTCGTCCTGCACGGCGGGCGCGAGGCCGGTACGGAACCCCCGCCGCCGGGGCTGCTCAATCTGCCCGGCACCCGGATGCGCCCCTTCGTCCGGGCGCTCGGCCGGGCCGTCCGCGCCCCCGGCGGGAACGTCCTCGTCCAGCAGGTGCGGTACGCCCACCGAGGCTGGAACGGCACCCGCGCGGACCCCTTCCACGACGCCGTGGCCGCTCTGGACGCGCTACGGGAAGAGGCGGGGGACGAGCTGCCGGTGGTGCTCCTCGGCCACTCCATGGGGGCGCGCGCCGCCCTCCGAGCCGCCGGGCACCCCTTGGTACGGGGCGTCGTCGGGCTGGCCCCGTGGTGTCCGCCGGGAGACCCGGTCACCCAGCTCGCGGGCCGTGACGTCGTCCTCGTCCACAGTAACCGGGACCGGCTGACCAGCCCCCGGGCCAGCCAGTCGCTCACCGCGCGGGCCCGCCGGGCCGGCGCCCGTACCTGCATGATCACGGTCCGGGGCGGCGACCACGCCATGCTCCGCCGGGCCCCCGCCTGGCACCGCCTCACCACCACGCTGGTCGTGGGACTGCTCGGTTCCGGCAGTCTGCCCGGTCCGGTCGGCGCGGCGCTGGCCCTGCCGCCCACGGCGGAGGCCACCGAGGGCACCCTCGACCTGGACCTCGACCTGGACCTCGATCTCGGCTCCGGTCCTGGCTCCGGTCCGTTCCCTGACCGGACGGATCTCGCGCGCTGA
- a CDS encoding SpoIIE family protein phosphatase: MESQDSGATRAGGKVLQADACDDGMPSFFDPKTVAALFDGNPAAVAVLDHNLRYTYVNPALERLNGLPAASHLGRTFFQVLPELNGRATTMRAVLADGKPREETISGRTWAADGPGQQLWRATYHRLDADGEGCGLMAIVVEITDTVRQHEELEQARGRVALLSTAAVRIGTTLDMDTTCRELTDFVVPAFADVAAVDVFPAEVGHSVRRPAPGVVRLRRAALRGDGDLDEVMQEFGHPGEYVDFAPDSAVARCLAENEPVIDDWEDHPHGRSASTSDRITTSRALGLRQALVVPLTARTRPLGALSLVRAEGSPSFDDQDVAVARELALRAGVDLDHARRYDHEHSIARELQRSLLSEPWGPHPHVEVATRYRPADQGVLVGGDWFDVVPLRDGRHLKAMGDVMGHGVEAAVAMSQYRSLLRLLAQEDLPPHQILEQLDGMVERSGLDRAATCLLAVVDRFGGVCEVASAGHLPPVFIDPGTAAARVVPVPVGPPLGTGFGGYRTASVPCGPGTVLFMYTDGLVERRGEDIDVSVRRLASLTLPPGGGLEDLLDRVLDRFGDDAEDDIAVLASRIREDPSVVRPTPPE, translated from the coding sequence ATGGAGTCCCAGGACTCGGGGGCGACGAGGGCGGGAGGAAAGGTCTTGCAGGCCGATGCGTGCGACGACGGCATGCCGTCGTTCTTCGACCCGAAAACGGTCGCGGCCCTGTTCGACGGCAATCCGGCCGCCGTTGCGGTGCTCGACCACAACCTCCGCTACACCTACGTCAACCCGGCCCTCGAACGGCTCAACGGCCTTCCCGCCGCCTCCCACCTCGGACGGACCTTCTTCCAGGTGCTGCCCGAGCTGAACGGTCGGGCCACCACCATGCGCGCCGTGCTGGCCGACGGAAAGCCCCGCGAGGAGACGATCAGCGGGCGGACCTGGGCGGCGGACGGGCCGGGCCAGCAGCTCTGGAGGGCCACCTACCACCGGCTCGACGCGGACGGCGAGGGCTGCGGGCTGATGGCGATCGTCGTCGAGATCACCGACACCGTCCGGCAGCACGAGGAGCTGGAACAGGCCCGCGGCCGTGTCGCCCTGCTCAGCACCGCCGCCGTCCGGATCGGCACCACGCTCGACATGGACACCACCTGCCGGGAGTTGACCGACTTCGTGGTGCCCGCCTTCGCCGACGTCGCGGCGGTCGACGTGTTCCCGGCCGAGGTGGGGCACTCCGTGCGCCGCCCGGCCCCCGGTGTCGTACGGCTGCGGCGGGCTGCGCTGCGGGGCGACGGCGACCTCGACGAGGTGATGCAGGAGTTCGGCCATCCGGGGGAGTACGTCGATTTCGCGCCGGACTCCGCGGTGGCTCGCTGCCTCGCGGAGAACGAACCGGTCATCGACGACTGGGAGGACCACCCGCACGGGCGCAGCGCCTCCACATCGGACCGGATCACCACCTCCCGCGCGCTCGGCCTGCGCCAGGCGCTCGTCGTCCCGCTCACCGCGCGCACCCGGCCGCTCGGCGCGCTCAGCCTCGTCCGGGCCGAGGGCTCCCCCTCCTTCGACGACCAGGACGTCGCCGTGGCCCGCGAACTGGCCCTCCGGGCGGGCGTCGACCTCGACCACGCCCGTCGCTACGACCACGAGCACAGCATCGCCCGCGAGCTCCAGCGCTCACTGCTGTCCGAGCCCTGGGGGCCCCACCCCCACGTCGAGGTCGCCACCCGCTACCGCCCCGCCGACCAGGGCGTCCTGGTCGGCGGCGACTGGTTCGACGTCGTGCCGCTCCGGGACGGCAGGCACCTCAAGGCGATGGGCGACGTGATGGGCCACGGTGTGGAGGCGGCCGTGGCGATGAGCCAGTACCGCTCCCTGCTGCGGCTGCTGGCACAGGAGGACCTCCCGCCGCACCAGATCCTGGAGCAGCTCGACGGGATGGTGGAGCGGTCGGGCCTGGACCGGGCGGCGACCTGCCTCCTCGCCGTCGTCGACCGGTTCGGCGGGGTGTGCGAGGTGGCCAGCGCGGGCCACCTCCCCCCGGTCTTCATCGACCCCGGCACCGCCGCGGCGCGGGTCGTGCCGGTGCCGGTCGGGCCGCCGCTCGGCACCGGATTCGGCGGCTACCGGACCGCGTCCGTGCCCTGCGGTCCGGGGACCGTGCTGTTCATGTACACCGACGGGCTGGTGGAGCGCCGGGGCGAGGACATCGACGTGTCGGTACGGCGGCTGGCCTCGCTGACCCTGCCGCCCGGCGGTGGTCTGGAGGACCTTCTGGACCGGGTGCTGGACCGGTTCGGCGATGACGCGGAGGACGACATCGCCGTCCTCGCGTCCCGCATCCGCGAGGATCCGTCGGTGGTGCGGCCCACGCCGCCGGAGTGA
- a CDS encoding ParB/Srx family N-terminal domain-containing protein, protein MNRSRARLPRRGALLLAGALAAGTVVAGAGTGAAAADPCAGSGPLPRVCAQPGDLIDVTLGELHPTQAVLGFDQVFYKLGRYGSDRDEAAGGVNKRFDEWCETNGQGEAASAGPGARLGDPSSFTCTVPLGQETPETIAPMKTAVVGPGGKLYLTDGHHTLTSFLEGPDGSPATHIRLRVTDNFSSLSPSAFWQRMTAEKKVWLRDENNRPLTVNQLPERLGITHFRDDPYRSLVYFTRDIGYEVPDGATEFLEFSWGAWLRGEHDVSAYDLTAPGPYLDLVKRASKSMAALAPDAVVDDGRTAAQLGRIEAWNGGKKETGGEFAKLGRPLSDPKPGKLAESLVYKSRIVAAPACTTRVTGPRRGPLTVTSGVTCLDRAAQRGPVVVRPGAALVVTGSTLDGPVQADRAAAVHVCGSRVSGPVSVSRATGPVRVGGPGCTANTVEGPVVLTGNTGGVRFAANTVTGPLVCSANRPEPVAGPGRANEVGGPRTGQCSAL, encoded by the coding sequence ATGAACAGATCGAGGGCGCGGCTGCCGCGGCGCGGGGCGCTGCTGCTGGCCGGTGCGCTGGCGGCGGGCACGGTCGTGGCCGGTGCGGGGACCGGCGCGGCGGCCGCCGACCCGTGCGCCGGGAGCGGTCCGCTGCCGCGGGTCTGCGCCCAGCCGGGCGACCTGATCGACGTCACGCTCGGCGAACTGCACCCGACGCAGGCCGTCCTCGGTTTCGACCAGGTCTTCTACAAGCTCGGCCGCTACGGCAGCGACCGCGACGAGGCGGCGGGCGGCGTCAACAAGCGCTTCGACGAGTGGTGCGAGACCAACGGCCAGGGGGAGGCCGCGTCGGCCGGCCCCGGCGCCCGGCTGGGCGACCCGTCGAGCTTCACCTGCACCGTGCCTCTCGGGCAGGAGACGCCCGAGACGATCGCGCCGATGAAGACCGCCGTCGTCGGGCCGGGCGGCAAGCTGTACCTCACCGACGGGCACCACACCCTGACGTCCTTCCTGGAGGGCCCGGACGGCTCGCCCGCGACGCACATCCGGCTCCGCGTCACCGACAACTTCAGCTCGCTGTCCCCCTCCGCGTTCTGGCAGCGGATGACCGCCGAGAAGAAGGTGTGGCTGCGTGACGAGAACAACCGCCCGCTGACGGTGAACCAGCTGCCGGAGCGCCTCGGGATCACCCACTTCCGCGACGACCCGTACCGCAGCCTCGTCTACTTCACCCGTGACATCGGCTACGAGGTCCCGGACGGGGCGACGGAGTTCCTGGAGTTCTCGTGGGGGGCCTGGCTGCGCGGCGAGCACGATGTGAGCGCGTACGACCTGACCGCTCCGGGCCCGTATCTCGACCTGGTGAAGCGTGCCTCGAAGTCGATGGCCGCGCTCGCCCCCGACGCGGTCGTGGACGACGGGAGGACCGCCGCGCAGCTCGGCCGGATCGAGGCATGGAACGGCGGCAAGAAGGAGACCGGCGGGGAGTTCGCCAAGCTGGGGCGTCCGCTGAGCGACCCCAAGCCGGGCAAGCTCGCCGAGTCCCTGGTCTACAAGTCCCGCATCGTGGCCGCCCCCGCCTGCACCACCAGGGTCACCGGTCCCCGCAGAGGCCCGCTGACCGTCACGAGCGGCGTCACCTGCCTGGACCGGGCGGCGCAGCGCGGCCCGGTCGTCGTCCGTCCCGGCGCGGCCCTCGTGGTCACCGGCTCCACGCTCGACGGCCCGGTCCAGGCCGACCGGGCGGCCGCCGTCCACGTGTGCGGTTCACGGGTGTCCGGCCCGGTCTCGGTGAGCCGTGCGACCGGTCCCGTCCGCGTGGGGGGTCCGGGCTGCACGGCGAACACCGTCGAGGGCCCGGTCGTCCTCACCGGCAACACCGGCGGGGTGCGGTTCGCCGCCAACAC